In the genome of Paracoccus tegillarcae, one region contains:
- a CDS encoding PA1136 family autoinducer-binding transcriptional regulator, which translates to MASAPLDEVFRLVLEIERSDELGQVEQSVRAFAGPLGYDRFILFSASAKREDLIDRIYWVEGDWFGDNEPVSADLYVRRCPVTRHILETREAFFWTKLKTADGDRYRVVSRPSGAGLHGLQIPVFGPSGLEAALSLGGEKIDASAHTRLALTLLATAAAVAAQRLNEDMGAVGRLSSREREVLGWTAAGRRQSEIAAVLDLSARTVENHLRRIRHKLGVATTAQAIKLAIRNGDIDA; encoded by the coding sequence ATGGCCTCGGCTCCGCTCGATGAGGTCTTCCGCTTAGTGCTGGAAATCGAGCGGAGCGATGAGCTTGGCCAGGTCGAGCAATCTGTCCGCGCCTTCGCTGGTCCGCTGGGTTACGACAGGTTCATTCTGTTCTCGGCATCGGCTAAACGCGAGGATTTGATCGACCGGATCTATTGGGTAGAGGGCGACTGGTTTGGTGACAATGAACCGGTCAGCGCAGACCTGTACGTCAGGCGCTGCCCGGTCACACGCCACATCCTTGAGACGCGCGAGGCATTCTTCTGGACCAAGCTCAAGACCGCCGATGGCGACCGCTATCGCGTCGTGAGCCGTCCCAGCGGCGCGGGGCTGCACGGGCTGCAAATCCCGGTATTCGGTCCGTCGGGGTTGGAAGCCGCGTTGAGCCTTGGCGGGGAAAAAATTGACGCGTCTGCCCATACGCGACTTGCGCTGACTCTGCTCGCCACAGCCGCGGCCGTGGCGGCGCAGAGGCTGAATGAGGACATGGGCGCCGTCGGAAGGCTGTCGTCCAGAGAGCGTGAAGTCCTTGGCTGGACAGCTGCGGGCCGGCGTCAATCGGAAATCGCCGCGGTCCTCGACCTGTCGGCCCGGACAGTTGAAAACCATCTGCGCCGGATCAGGCACAAGCTGGGCGTGGCAACGACCGCCCAGGCCATCAAACTTGCCATTCGCAACGGCGATATCGACGCCTGA
- the hchA gene encoding glyoxalase III HchA produces the protein MSEKSADDKRPKPDPAEDNAFFPSPYSLSQFTAPKSDLSGADYPNPYAEGRWKVLVIAADERYLLTDNGTMFSTGNHPVETLLPMYHMDKAGFDFDIATLSGNPVKFELWAMPSEDEEVKGLFGKFRDKFKQPKKLADVVEQALGPDSDYIAVFIPGGHGALIGLPESEDVKAVLEWADANDKFVVTLCHGPAALLAVGDSDIYKGRKIVAFPDALDAQTPDIGYMPGHLTWKFGEKLKDLGFDVVNYDDEISGATLKDGKLLTGDSPLAGNALGQLAAAELLKAVG, from the coding sequence ATGAGCGAGAAATCCGCCGATGACAAAAGGCCGAAGCCCGACCCGGCCGAGGACAATGCCTTTTTCCCGTCACCCTATTCACTAAGCCAGTTCACGGCGCCGAAATCCGACCTCAGCGGGGCGGATTATCCCAACCCTTATGCCGAAGGGCGCTGGAAGGTCTTGGTGATCGCGGCCGACGAACGCTACCTGCTCACCGATAATGGCACGATGTTCTCGACCGGAAACCATCCGGTAGAAACCCTGCTGCCCATGTACCACATGGATAAGGCGGGCTTTGATTTCGACATCGCTACGCTGTCTGGAAATCCGGTCAAGTTTGAGCTGTGGGCCATGCCCTCCGAGGATGAGGAGGTGAAAGGCCTGTTCGGAAAATTCCGGGACAAGTTCAAGCAGCCGAAGAAGCTGGCCGATGTGGTCGAACAGGCTTTGGGGCCGGATTCGGACTATATCGCCGTCTTCATCCCGGGCGGTCACGGCGCGCTGATCGGATTGCCGGAAAGCGAGGATGTGAAGGCTGTGCTGGAATGGGCCGATGCGAATGACAAATTCGTCGTGACTCTGTGCCACGGACCGGCGGCACTGCTGGCGGTCGGGGACAGTGACATCTACAAGGGCCGCAAGATCGTGGCCTTCCCGGATGCTCTGGACGCCCAGACGCCTGATATCGGCTATATGCCCGGCCATCTGACCTGGAAATTCGGCGAAAAGCTGAAGGATCTGGGCTTTGATGTCGTCAATTACGATGACGAAATTTCTGGCGCGACACTGAAGGATGGCAAGCTGCTGACAGGCGACAGCCCGCTGGCGGGGAATGCGTTGGGTCAGCTTGCGGCCGCTGAACTGCTGAAAGCGGTCGGCTGA